One genomic region from Pseudoduganella dura encodes:
- the pilQ gene encoding type IV pilus secretin PilQ, which translates to MIATDTMRRLGAALALAGAAALAHAQGGNAIESVTASRQGTNVIVKIALDHAPDRAPAGFATANPPRIALDFGQTSNATGKTAQDIEVGDLRSVNAVQAGDRSRLVFNLKRALNYATAVEGRNVILTIEGTGGVATALDARGVPVSAAPARLPAGPAADAPSKAPGKPVLRAIDFRRGTGGEGRIVVDLPNNAVAVDVKQGPQGVTVDFLKTAVPETLRRRLDVTDFGTPVTRVTAAPHGDNVRLQVEATGLWEQNVYQSDTQLVVEVRPVKEDPARLVQGTQGYRGEKVSFNFQNIEVRAALQAVADISGLNIVSSDSVAGSLTLHLKNVPWDQALDVILQAKGLDMRKNGNVIWIAPKEELLTKEKLELEQRAQIADLEPLKSEIFQLNYQKAESFKMVFGLDGASDAKNRILSRRGSAIIEPRTNQLFVTDIPSRLEEVRKLLSKTDIASRQVLIEARIVEANDGFTRNLGAKLGFADFKGTQGGNHALVSGNMTGAGRLTGQVVSSDSADDFNNTQFINLPAAPINGVAAGSLAVSLFNSAANRFLNLELSALEADGTGKIISSPRVVTADKSVATIEQGLELPYQVATSSGATSIVFRKANLRLEVIPQITPDGNVVIDVDVNKDSVGAETRAGFAIDTKHVKTQVMVENGGTVVLGGIYQQTERNSVSKVPLLGDVPVLGHLFKTTSRTSEKTELLVFITPKIVAEKVTAR; encoded by the coding sequence ATGATCGCAACCGATACCATGCGCCGCCTCGGCGCCGCGCTGGCGCTGGCCGGTGCCGCCGCGCTGGCCCACGCGCAGGGGGGCAATGCGATCGAATCCGTGACCGCCAGCCGGCAGGGCACGAACGTGATCGTGAAGATCGCGCTCGACCATGCGCCGGACCGGGCACCGGCCGGCTTCGCCACCGCGAACCCGCCGCGCATCGCGCTCGACTTCGGCCAGACCAGCAATGCCACCGGCAAGACGGCGCAGGACATCGAGGTGGGCGACCTGCGCAGCGTGAACGCGGTGCAGGCGGGCGACCGCTCGCGGCTCGTGTTCAACCTCAAGCGCGCGCTGAACTACGCCACCGCGGTGGAGGGCAGGAACGTGATCCTGACGATCGAGGGGACGGGCGGCGTTGCCACCGCGCTCGATGCGCGCGGTGTGCCCGTGTCCGCCGCACCGGCCCGGTTGCCGGCGGGTCCGGCGGCGGATGCGCCGTCGAAGGCGCCCGGCAAGCCGGTGCTCAGGGCGATCGATTTCCGCCGCGGTACCGGCGGCGAAGGCCGCATCGTCGTCGACCTGCCGAACAACGCGGTGGCCGTCGACGTGAAGCAGGGCCCGCAAGGCGTAACCGTCGATTTCCTGAAGACGGCCGTGCCGGAAACGCTGCGCCGCCGGCTCGACGTGACCGATTTCGGCACCCCGGTCACGCGCGTGACCGCCGCGCCGCACGGCGACAACGTGCGGCTGCAGGTCGAGGCCACCGGCCTGTGGGAACAGAACGTGTACCAGAGCGACACCCAGCTGGTGGTGGAAGTCCGGCCGGTCAAGGAAGATCCGGCCAGGCTGGTGCAGGGCACGCAGGGCTACCGCGGCGAGAAGGTCTCGTTCAATTTCCAGAACATCGAAGTGCGCGCGGCGCTGCAGGCCGTGGCCGACATCTCGGGCCTGAACATCGTCTCCTCCGACAGCGTGGCGGGCAGCCTGACGCTGCACCTGAAGAACGTGCCGTGGGACCAGGCGCTGGACGTGATCCTGCAGGCCAAGGGCCTGGACATGCGCAAGAACGGCAACGTGATCTGGATCGCGCCGAAGGAAGAACTGCTGACCAAGGAAAAGCTCGAACTGGAACAGCGTGCCCAGATCGCCGACCTGGAACCGCTGAAATCGGAAATCTTCCAGCTCAATTACCAGAAGGCCGAATCGTTCAAGATGGTGTTCGGGCTCGATGGCGCCAGCGATGCGAAGAACCGCATCCTGTCGCGCCGCGGCAGCGCGATCATCGAACCGCGCACCAACCAGCTGTTCGTCACCGACATCCCGTCCCGGCTGGAAGAAGTGCGCAAGCTGCTGTCGAAGACCGACATCGCCTCCCGGCAGGTGCTGATCGAGGCGCGCATCGTCGAGGCCAACGACGGCTTCACGCGCAACCTCGGCGCCAAGCTGGGCTTCGCCGACTTCAAGGGCACGCAGGGCGGCAATCATGCATTGGTTTCGGGCAACATGACGGGCGCCGGCCGGCTGACCGGCCAGGTCGTGTCGTCGGACTCGGCGGATGACTTCAACAACACCCAGTTCATCAACCTGCCGGCGGCGCCGATCAACGGCGTGGCGGCGGGCAGCCTGGCCGTGAGCCTGTTCAACTCGGCCGCGAACCGGTTCCTGAACCTGGAACTGTCGGCGCTGGAAGCGGACGGCACCGGCAAGATCATCTCCAGCCCGCGCGTGGTCACGGCCGACAAGTCGGTGGCCACGATCGAACAGGGCCTGGAACTGCCTTACCAGGTGGCCACCAGCAGCGGCGCCACGTCGATCGTGTTCCGCAAGGCCAACCTGCGCCTCGAAGTGATCCCGCAGATCACGCCGGACGGCAACGTGGTCATCGATGTCGACGTCAACAAGGACAGCGTGGGCGCCGAAACCCGCGCCGGCTTCGCGATCGACACCAAGCACGTGAAGACGCAGGTGATGGTGGAAAACGGCGGCACCGTCGTGCTGGGCGGCATCTACCAGCAGACCGAGCGCAACTCGGTCTCGAAAGTGCCGCTGCTGGGCGACGTGCCGGTGCTCGGCCACCTGTTCAAGACCACCAGCCGCACCAGCGAAAAGACCGAGTTGCTGGTGTTCATCACGCCGAAGATCGTGGCGGAGAAGGTGACTGCGCGGTAG
- the mutY gene encoding A/G-specific adenine glycosylase, which yields MQYEDPTFSAALIAWQQQHGRHTLPWQNTRDAYRIWLSEIMLQQTQVAAVLGYYARFLERFPTVHELAAAPVEDVMAQWSGLGYYTRARNLHRCAQRVVAEYGGVFPADPALLADLPGIGRSTAAAIAAFSGGARAAIMDGNVKRVFARVFGIDTFPGERKTEEAMWRRAEALLPAQGIESYTQGLMDLGATLCTRSNPDCPRCPMQARCVAFATGRTKELPVRKPKKTTPEKHTVMLLAVHGGQVLLEQRPGAGIWGGLLSLPEVNGHVALDDDGEPGFDDDAVARALLPFGVAESQERLNTIMHGFTHYKLHIVPVLATLAQRAPLAADGRFVWLDVARLADAALPAPVKKLLMELLGAQAQARMF from the coding sequence TTGCAGTACGAAGACCCTACTTTTTCAGCCGCGCTGATCGCGTGGCAGCAGCAGCACGGACGCCACACGCTGCCGTGGCAGAACACCCGCGATGCCTACCGCATCTGGCTTTCCGAGATCATGCTGCAGCAGACGCAGGTGGCCGCGGTGCTCGGCTACTACGCCCGCTTCCTGGAGCGCTTCCCCACCGTGCACGAGCTGGCCGCCGCGCCGGTCGAGGATGTGATGGCGCAATGGAGCGGCCTCGGTTACTACACGCGGGCGCGCAACCTGCACCGGTGCGCGCAGCGCGTGGTGGCGGAATACGGCGGCGTGTTCCCGGCCGATCCGGCGCTGCTGGCCGACCTGCCCGGCATCGGCCGCTCCACGGCCGCGGCGATCGCCGCGTTCTCGGGCGGCGCGCGGGCCGCGATCATGGACGGCAACGTCAAGCGGGTGTTCGCGCGCGTGTTCGGCATCGATACCTTTCCCGGCGAACGGAAAACGGAAGAAGCGATGTGGCGCCGCGCCGAGGCGCTGCTGCCCGCGCAGGGCATCGAATCGTACACGCAGGGCCTGATGGACCTGGGCGCCACGCTGTGCACCCGCAGCAACCCGGATTGCCCGCGCTGCCCGATGCAGGCGCGCTGCGTGGCCTTCGCCACCGGCCGCACGAAAGAGCTCCCGGTGCGCAAGCCGAAAAAGACGACGCCGGAAAAGCACACGGTCATGCTGCTGGCCGTGCATGGCGGCCAGGTGCTGCTCGAACAGCGGCCGGGCGCCGGCATCTGGGGCGGCCTGCTGTCGCTGCCCGAGGTGAACGGCCATGTGGCGCTCGACGACGACGGGGAGCCCGGCTTCGATGACGACGCGGTGGCGCGGGCGCTGCTGCCGTTCGGCGTGGCCGAATCGCAGGAACGCCTCAATACCATCATGCACGGCTTCACGCACTACAAACTGCATATCGTGCCGGTGCTGGCGACGCTGGCGCAGCGCGCGCCGCTGGCGGCCGATGGCCGGTTCGTGTGGCTGGACGTGGCGCGGCTCGCGGACGCGGCGCTGCCCGCGCCGGTGAAGAAACTGCTGATGGAACTGCTGGGAGCGCAGGCGCAGGCGCGCATGTTCTGA
- a CDS encoding deoxyguanosinetriphosphate triphosphohydrolase — protein MEEALAPYAARSDQGRGRHFAETPHASRSQFQRDRDRIIHSTAFRRLEYKTQVFLNHEGDLFRTRLTHSLEVAQVGRSLARNLRLNEDLVEAIALAHDLGHTPFGHVGQDVLNECMKDHGGFEHNLQSLRVVDHLEEQYGAFDGLNLMFETREGILKHCSAHNARQLGDVAQRFLDRTQPSLEAQLTNLADEIAYNSHDIDDGLRSGLITIAQLEQVDFFARLWREVQAAYPGLTGRRAIYETLRRLITALADDLIVTSQARILEANPQGIDDVRAAPPLIRFSDPMRKDATELKRFLRENLYRHYKVNRMRLKASRMVRELYDAFTADPQLLPPDYREPSGDATKQARRIADYIAGMTDRYAIHVHRNLYSLEEL, from the coding sequence ATGGAAGAGGCGCTCGCTCCCTACGCCGCCCGTTCGGACCAGGGGCGCGGCCGCCATTTCGCCGAAACCCCGCACGCCTCGCGCAGCCAGTTCCAGCGCGACCGCGACCGCATCATCCATTCGACCGCGTTCCGCCGGCTCGAATACAAGACGCAGGTCTTCCTGAACCACGAAGGCGACCTGTTCCGCACCCGGCTCACGCACAGCCTGGAAGTGGCGCAGGTGGGCCGTTCGCTGGCGCGCAACCTGCGGCTGAACGAAGACCTGGTGGAAGCGATCGCGCTGGCGCACGACCTGGGCCACACGCCGTTCGGCCACGTGGGGCAGGACGTGCTCAACGAATGCATGAAGGACCACGGCGGCTTCGAGCACAACCTGCAAAGCCTGCGCGTGGTCGACCACCTCGAGGAACAGTACGGCGCGTTCGACGGCCTGAACCTGATGTTCGAGACGCGCGAGGGCATCCTCAAGCACTGCTCCGCCCACAATGCCCGGCAGCTGGGCGACGTGGCGCAGCGTTTCCTCGACAGGACGCAACCGTCGCTGGAAGCGCAACTGACCAACCTGGCCGACGAGATCGCCTACAACAGCCACGACATCGACGACGGCCTGCGTTCCGGCCTGATCACGATCGCCCAGCTGGAGCAGGTGGATTTCTTTGCCCGGCTGTGGCGCGAAGTGCAGGCCGCCTACCCGGGGCTGACGGGCCGCCGGGCCATCTACGAAACGCTGCGCCGCCTGATCACGGCGCTGGCGGACGACCTGATCGTCACGTCGCAGGCCCGCATCCTCGAGGCGAATCCGCAAGGCATCGACGACGTGCGCGCCGCGCCGCCGCTGATCCGTTTCTCGGACCCGATGCGCAAGGATGCGACCGAGCTGAAGCGTTTCCTGCGCGAGAACCTGTACCGCCACTACAAGGTGAACCGCATGCGGCTCAAGGCCAGCCGGATGGTGCGCGAGCTGTACGACGCATTCACGGCCGACCCGCAACTGCTGCCGCCGGATTACCGCGAACCGTCGGGCGATGCAACGAAACAGGCGCGGCGCATCGCCGACTACATCGCGGGCATGACGGACCGCTATGCAATCCATGTGCACCGGAACCTGTATTCCCTCGAAGAGCTCTGA
- a CDS encoding PilN domain-containing protein, whose translation MVRINLLPHREEKRKQRKAAFVALLVLAALIGIGIVLLVGGYNARALAVQEQRNALLRDSIAALDVKIARIATLKQEIEALKARQQAVEDLQGDRNQPVYLLDELVRQTPEGVYLKGFRQDGQRVAVDGYAQSQERVSGLLRNLSSASPWLERPDLIEVKAGTIGQAKNPRKVVEFSLIVGIKRPRDKEESKDEGNDNHGGGKAGTPAPAAKAI comes from the coding sequence ATGGTTCGCATCAACCTGTTGCCGCACCGCGAGGAAAAGCGCAAGCAGCGCAAGGCGGCATTCGTGGCGCTGCTGGTGCTGGCGGCGCTGATCGGCATCGGCATCGTGCTGCTGGTGGGCGGCTACAACGCGCGCGCGCTGGCCGTGCAGGAGCAGCGCAACGCGCTGCTGCGCGATTCGATCGCCGCGCTGGACGTGAAGATCGCCCGCATCGCCACGCTGAAGCAGGAGATCGAGGCGCTGAAGGCGCGCCAGCAGGCCGTCGAGGACCTGCAGGGCGACCGCAACCAGCCCGTCTACCTGCTCGACGAACTGGTGCGGCAGACGCCGGAGGGCGTGTACCTGAAGGGCTTCCGGCAGGATGGGCAGCGCGTGGCGGTCGACGGCTACGCGCAATCGCAGGAACGGGTGTCCGGGCTGCTGCGCAACCTGTCGAGCGCTTCGCCGTGGCTGGAACGCCCCGACCTGATCGAAGTGAAGGCCGGCACGATCGGCCAGGCGAAGAACCCGCGCAAGGTCGTGGAATTCTCGCTCATCGTGGGCATCAAGCGGCCGCGCGACAAGGAAGAAAGCAAGGACGAAGGCAACGACAACCACGGCGGCGGCAAGGCCGGCACGCCGGCACCGGCCGCGAAGGCGATCTGA
- a CDS encoding dynamin family protein, producing MMRDLEQYSAWRQGVAAALRAYRDGAQAADLLDAAAAQRIARTLARLADDKLSVAFVAEFSRGKSELINAIFFADYGQRILPSAAGRTTMCPTELLYDPAYPPSIRLLPIETRAANLSTSDYRDDPRAWTVLPLDVNTAADMHDAFRQVSQTRAVPVEEARRYGLYDPDDPDLAATVNGEGMVEISRWRHAIINFPHPLLRQGLVILDTPGLNAIGTEPELTLNLIPHAHAVLFILAADTGVTKSDIEVWREHIGAGAGRMVVLNKIDGMWDPLRSAAEVDDEIARQAAHAAQLLAVDAGQVFPVSAHKALVAKITGDAALLERSRIGQLEQALFHELIPAKKEIVRQRLADDLGALNGAQAAVLGARQRGIAEQLHELTSLRGKNRNVIAHMVRRVEAEKKEFDASLFRMQAARATFTRLSTELYGTLGMDMLRDHVLRVRTGMARSHWSAGLREAVRIFFDSVQAELERSDRKAGEIRDTMQAVYQQFAAEHGVALPPPPPFALAKYRVQVSDIEAIYQRQFGAAALLTTSRAVLMERFFDTIASQVKRCFKAANAECESWLKVIMAPLEAQIRQHREQLKGRQASIGRIHDAADTLEQKIEAFERTRAALEGQKEQLAALARAIAAAIDTEPRAEPAPQ from the coding sequence ATGATGCGCGACCTCGAACAGTACAGTGCCTGGCGCCAGGGCGTGGCGGCGGCGCTGCGCGCCTACCGCGACGGCGCGCAGGCGGCGGACCTGCTCGATGCGGCCGCCGCCCAGCGCATCGCCCGCACGCTGGCGCGGCTGGCGGACGACAAGCTGTCCGTCGCGTTCGTGGCCGAATTTTCGCGCGGCAAATCGGAACTGATCAACGCGATCTTCTTCGCCGACTACGGGCAGCGCATCCTCCCCTCCGCCGCCGGCCGCACGACGATGTGCCCGACCGAGCTGCTGTACGATCCGGCCTATCCGCCGTCGATCCGGCTGCTGCCGATCGAGACGCGGGCGGCCAACCTCTCCACCAGCGATTACCGCGACGACCCGCGCGCCTGGACCGTGCTGCCGCTGGACGTGAACACCGCCGCCGACATGCACGACGCCTTCCGCCAGGTGAGCCAGACCCGCGCCGTGCCGGTGGAGGAAGCGCGCCGCTACGGCCTGTACGACCCGGACGATCCCGATCTCGCCGCCACCGTGAATGGCGAAGGCATGGTGGAGATCTCGCGCTGGCGCCACGCGATCATCAACTTCCCGCATCCGCTGCTCAGGCAGGGCCTGGTGATCCTCGACACGCCGGGCCTGAACGCGATCGGCACCGAGCCGGAGCTGACGCTGAACCTGATCCCGCACGCGCACGCGGTGCTGTTCATCCTGGCCGCCGATACCGGGGTGACGAAAAGCGACATCGAAGTGTGGCGCGAGCACATCGGTGCCGGCGCGGGCCGGATGGTGGTGCTGAACAAGATCGACGGCATGTGGGACCCGCTGCGCTCCGCCGCCGAGGTCGACGACGAGATCGCCCGCCAGGCCGCGCACGCGGCGCAGCTGCTGGCGGTCGATGCCGGCCAGGTGTTCCCGGTCTCGGCGCACAAGGCGCTGGTGGCGAAGATCACCGGCGACGCGGCACTGCTGGAACGCAGCCGCATCGGGCAGCTGGAACAGGCGCTGTTCCACGAGCTGATTCCCGCCAAGAAGGAGATCGTGCGGCAGCGCCTGGCCGACGACCTGGGCGCGCTGAACGGCGCGCAGGCGGCGGTGCTGGGTGCCCGGCAGCGCGGCATCGCCGAGCAGCTGCACGAACTGACCAGCCTGCGCGGCAAGAACCGCAACGTGATCGCCCACATGGTGCGCCGCGTGGAAGCGGAAAAGAAGGAATTCGACGCCAGCCTGTTCCGGATGCAGGCGGCGCGCGCCACGTTCACGCGCCTGTCGACGGAGCTCTATGGCACGCTGGGCATGGACATGCTGCGCGACCATGTGCTGCGGGTGCGCACGGGCATGGCGCGCAGCCACTGGTCGGCCGGCCTGCGCGAGGCGGTGCGGATCTTCTTCGACAGCGTGCAGGCGGAGCTGGAGCGGTCGGACCGCAAGGCCGGCGAGATCCGCGACACGATGCAGGCCGTCTACCAGCAGTTCGCCGCCGAGCATGGCGTGGCGCTGCCGCCGCCGCCGCCGTTCGCGCTGGCGAAGTACCGCGTGCAGGTGTCCGACATCGAAGCGATCTACCAGCGGCAGTTCGGCGCCGCCGCGTTGCTGACCACCAGCCGGGCCGTGCTGATGGAGCGCTTCTTCGACACGATCGCGTCGCAGGTCAAGCGCTGCTTCAAGGCGGCCAACGCGGAATGCGAGAGCTGGCTGAAGGTGATCATGGCGCCGCTGGAGGCGCAGATCCGCCAGCACCGCGAACAACTGAAGGGCCGCCAGGCATCGATCGGGCGCATCCACGATGCCGCCGACACGCTGGAACAGAAGATCGAGGCCTTCGAGCGCACCCGGGCGGCGCTCGAAGGGCAGAAGGAACAACTGGCCGCGCTGGCCCGGGCGATCGCGGCCGCCATCGATACGGAACCGCGCGCGGAACCCGCTCCACAATAG
- a CDS encoding type 4a pilus biogenesis protein PilO has product MDMRRLAGSLGAQFHGLNGVHPGQWPLAPRILCGIGVALGVLVLGYFGYWSTQFEEQEAGAAQELQLRDQYRQKTAQAINLDALTAQKSQVDQYVVRLEKQLPSKAEMAALLSDINQAGVGRGLQFELFKPGQVVVKDYYAELPIDIKVTGNYHDLGAFAGDMANLPRIVTLNNMELVTNKDGTLTLNAIAKTFRYLDQEEVAAQKKAAAEKKGAKK; this is encoded by the coding sequence ATGGACATGCGGCGGCTGGCGGGCTCGCTCGGCGCCCAGTTCCACGGCCTGAACGGCGTGCACCCCGGCCAGTGGCCGCTGGCGCCGCGCATCCTGTGCGGCATCGGCGTGGCGCTCGGCGTGCTGGTGCTGGGGTACTTCGGCTACTGGAGCACCCAGTTCGAGGAGCAGGAGGCGGGCGCGGCGCAGGAGCTGCAGTTGCGCGACCAGTACCGCCAGAAGACCGCGCAGGCGATCAACCTCGATGCGCTGACGGCGCAGAAGTCGCAGGTCGACCAGTACGTGGTACGGCTGGAAAAGCAGTTGCCGAGCAAGGCCGAGATGGCGGCGCTGCTGTCGGACATCAACCAGGCCGGCGTGGGCCGCGGCCTGCAGTTCGAGCTGTTCAAGCCGGGCCAGGTCGTGGTGAAGGACTATTACGCCGAACTGCCGATCGACATCAAGGTGACCGGCAACTACCACGACCTGGGCGCGTTCGCCGGCGACATGGCGAACCTGCCCCGCATCGTCACGCTGAACAACATGGAACTGGTGACCAACAAGGACGGCACGCTGACGCTCAATGCGATTGCCAAGACCTTCCGTTACCTGGACCAGGAAGAAGTGGCCGCGCAGAAGAAGGCGGCCGCCGAGAAGAAGGGCGCGAAGAAATGA
- a CDS encoding pilus assembly protein PilP, giving the protein MKHGISPTAGAPMLVLALAGLLGGCGDRDEQEVRQWMKEVDATTRVAVKPLVEPKTFVPFAYASAGGPDPFNPNKLLAGGDAARPGTGAAPDTARRKEPLEGFPLDTMRMVGMLQKGRAIFALLQIDQSVHQVRTGQRLGQNYGVITSVTETSVNVKETVQDASGEWIERTSTLELQQSQENKQ; this is encoded by the coding sequence ATGAAGCACGGGATTTCGCCGACCGCCGGGGCACCGATGCTGGTGCTGGCGCTGGCCGGCTTGCTGGGCGGTTGCGGCGACCGCGACGAACAGGAAGTGCGCCAGTGGATGAAGGAAGTGGACGCCACCACCCGCGTGGCCGTCAAGCCGCTGGTCGAGCCGAAGACCTTCGTGCCGTTCGCCTACGCGTCGGCCGGCGGGCCCGACCCGTTCAACCCGAACAAGCTGCTGGCCGGCGGCGATGCCGCGCGCCCCGGCACCGGCGCCGCGCCGGACACCGCCCGGCGCAAGGAGCCGCTCGAGGGCTTTCCCCTCGATACGATGCGGATGGTGGGCATGCTGCAGAAGGGTCGCGCCATATTCGCCCTGCTGCAGATCGACCAGTCGGTGCACCAGGTGCGCACCGGGCAGCGGCTGGGCCAGAACTACGGCGTGATCACGTCGGTGACGGAGACTTCCGTCAACGTGAAGGAAACGGTACAGGATGCGAGCGGCGAATGGATCGAGCGCACCAGTACGTTGGAACTGCAGCAAAGCCAGGAGAACAAGCAATGA
- the aroKB gene encoding bifunctional shikimate kinase/3-dehydroquinate synthase AroKB yields MGAGKTTIGRLLARKLGMRFVDSDHEIEERTGATIPWIFEIEGEASFRRREAEVIRDLSGQEGIVLATGGGAILDPESRALLQERGTVVYLRAGITSILARTGHDKNRPLLQTADPRRKLEELLAQREPLYLEMARLVVDTGRPNVQSMVQIIINQLDALACQDAPNCMTQAQSSMNEQTNILLNVDLGERSYPISIGPAVLDEALLARHVTGRKVAIVTNTTVAPLYLERVAAPLAAAGKEVISVVLEDGEEHKNWSSLMQIFDALLANKCDRKTTLVALGGGVIGDLTGYAAASYMRGVDFIQVPTTLLSQVDSSVGGKTGINHPLGKNMIGAFYQPKVVLADTSTLETLPQRELAAGLAEVIKYGPIIDEDFFDWTEENIGKLVAGDRAALGYAIARSCEIKADVVRQDEREGGLRAILNFGHTFGHAIEAGMGYGAWLHGEAVGCGMVMAADLSHRLGYIDAATLERIRNVVAAAGLPVKAPDLGIDRWLELMEVDKKNEGGAIKFILIKPLGTAIVTTAPHDALLATIAACVE; encoded by the coding sequence ATGGGGGCGGGCAAGACGACGATCGGCCGCCTGCTCGCCCGCAAACTTGGCATGCGCTTTGTCGATTCCGATCACGAGATCGAGGAGCGCACCGGCGCCACGATCCCGTGGATCTTCGAGATCGAGGGGGAGGCCAGCTTCCGGCGCCGCGAAGCGGAGGTGATCCGCGACCTCTCCGGCCAGGAGGGCATCGTGCTCGCCACCGGCGGCGGCGCCATCCTCGATCCGGAATCGCGCGCGCTGCTGCAGGAGCGCGGCACCGTCGTCTACCTGCGCGCCGGCATCACCAGCATCCTCGCGCGCACCGGCCACGACAAGAACCGCCCGCTGCTGCAAACCGCCGATCCACGCCGGAAACTCGAGGAACTGCTCGCCCAGCGCGAGCCGCTGTACCTGGAGATGGCACGCCTCGTCGTCGATACGGGTCGACCTAACGTACAATCGATGGTCCAGATCATCATCAACCAGCTCGACGCCCTGGCTTGCCAGGATGCGCCGAACTGCATGACGCAGGCACAATCCTCCATGAACGAACAGACCAACATCCTCCTGAACGTGGACCTCGGCGAGCGCAGCTACCCGATCTCGATCGGCCCGGCCGTGCTCGACGAAGCGCTGCTGGCGCGCCATGTCACCGGCCGCAAGGTCGCGATCGTCACCAACACCACCGTCGCGCCGCTGTACCTGGAGCGCGTGGCCGCCCCGCTGGCGGCGGCCGGCAAGGAAGTCATTTCCGTTGTGCTGGAAGACGGCGAGGAACACAAGAACTGGTCGAGCCTGATGCAGATCTTCGATGCGCTGCTGGCCAACAAGTGCGACCGCAAGACCACGCTGGTCGCGCTCGGCGGCGGCGTCATCGGCGACCTGACCGGCTATGCCGCCGCGTCCTACATGCGCGGCGTCGATTTCATCCAGGTGCCCACCACGCTGCTGTCGCAGGTCGATTCCTCGGTCGGCGGCAAGACCGGCATTAACCACCCGCTGGGCAAGAACATGATCGGCGCGTTCTACCAGCCGAAAGTGGTGCTGGCCGATACCTCCACGCTGGAAACGCTGCCGCAGCGCGAGCTGGCGGCCGGCCTCGCCGAGGTGATCAAGTACGGCCCCATCATCGACGAGGATTTCTTCGACTGGACCGAGGAGAACATCGGCAAGCTGGTGGCGGGCGACCGCGCCGCGCTGGGCTATGCGATCGCCCGTTCCTGCGAAATCAAGGCCGACGTGGTGCGGCAGGACGAGCGCGAAGGGGGCCTGCGGGCGATCCTGAACTTCGGCCACACGTTCGGCCACGCGATCGAGGCCGGCATGGGCTATGGTGCCTGGCTGCACGGCGAAGCCGTCGGCTGCGGCATGGTGATGGCGGCCGACCTGTCGCATCGCCTGGGCTACATCGATGCGGCAACGCTCGAGCGCATCCGCAACGTGGTCGCCGCGGCGGGACTGCCCGTCAAGGCGCCCGACCTGGGCATCGACCGCTGGCTGGAGCTGATGGAAGTGGACAAGAAAAACGAGGGCGGCGCGATCAAGTTCATCCTGATCAAGCCGCTGGGCACGGCCATCGTGACCACGGCGCCGCACGACGCGCTGCTGGCCACCATCGCGGCCTGCGTGGAGTGA